TGACAGTTACACTTAAAAAGGCCATAATCAGGGAAAATAAAACACCAGTCAGGATGGCAATGAGAACCCCTACCCACAGATTGTCGGTAAAGTAGGTTCCCACAAAACCACCCAGGGCTCCCATCAGCATTATTCCTTCTAAACCAAGATTCAGTATGCCGGCCCGCTGTGTAAAAATATCTCCCAAGGCAGTAAAAAGAATTGGCACACTGGTTCTAATGGCCCCCGCCAGTAGACTGATGAGAAAACCCTGGGTTAAAAGTTCTGTTTGCATGCCTGTCCCTCCATTGGGTGTAAACCACCCTACTAATAACAAAGATAATGACTAGCCCTTCGATGACACTGACTAACGAAAAGGGTACTCCCACCATGCGCTGCATGGTGCTGCCGCCTACGATGAGAGCAGCAAAAAAGAACGATGAGATTCCAATCCCCAGTGGATTAAGATTGCCTAATAACGCCACCACAATGGCTAACATACCGTAACCGGAGTTAATATCATCCAATAAACGATAATGGATGCCAAAAACCTCGGTCCAGCCGGCCACCCCGGCCAGACCAGAAGATATGAACATAATCAGAACAATGGTTTTAGATATCTTGATACCGCTATATCGGGCCACATGATGCCCCTCCCCCATGAGTTTGATACGAAACCCGATGGTGGAACGCCAAAAGACATAGCCTGCGAAAATAATGAATACAGCAATAATAATACCAAAGTGCAACCTGGTGCCACTTAGCAAAATAGGTAGTTTTAAGCTTTCTTGAATTAGTGGGGTTTGGGGAAAGCCATGGCCATTGGGATCTATCATGGGACCACGCACCAGCCAGCCTAGTAAATAAACCGCCACGTAGTTCAGCATTAAGGTAGTAATCACTTCGTTGGCATTGAACTTAGCCCTAAATACGCCAGCCAAACCACCCCACAGGGCCCCTCCCAGAAATGCTGCCAAAAAAGATAGGGGTAAAAGAATGGGAGCCGGCAGGGCGGAAAAGTTTAGGGCCACCAGCATCGCGAAGACAGTACCCAGGGTAAACTGCCCATCCCCACCAATGTTCCAAAGTTGACTTTTAAAGGCAATGGATGTACCTAGGGCCATAATCATCAGCGGTGTTGCCTTAACCAGGGTTTCGGCAATCCTGTTGGTGGAGCCAAAGGCACCCCAAAACAGCGTTTTAAAAGCTTCCAGGGGATCTTGCCCTGTGAAGAGCAAAAGTAGCGCCCCTACCAGCATCGCCAGTCCAATGGAAATGACAGGGGGTGCAATGCTCACCATGATATTCTTCAGAGAGGTTTTTCTGTTCAACATGCCGTCTTTTCCCCGCTTTCTACACCGGCCATCAGCATACCAATTTCCTCGATACTAACATTTTTGTTTTTAAGAATTCCTTTAATCCGGCCCTCATAAATAACAGCTATGCGGTCAGATATTTGGAGAAGTTCTTCCAAGTCTGCGGAAATTAATAGGATACTAACCCCTTTTTCTCTTTGTTCCAAAAGTTTTTCCCGGACATACATGGAGGCACCAATATCCAGCCCTCTGGTTGGTTGGTTGGCAATAATAACCCGGGGGGACGAACTAATTTCCCTGGCCAGAATAATTTTCTGTTGATTACCGCCTGAGAGGTCCTTTGCCTTTGCCTCTGGTCCACTGGCCTTAATGCGATACTCATTTAATAATTGTTGGGCATTGGCAGCAATGGCTTTAAAATTTAACAAGCCCCCGGTGGAAAAACGTGGACTCTGATATTCTTTGATAATTAAGTTGTTAGTTATATCAAAGCCCATTGCTAAACCGGTTTTATGACGATCTTCCGGAATATGAGCAATTCCTTCCTTAATATATTCACTGGGATTTTTACCACTCAGGACCTGCCCATCCAATTGAATTTTTCCTGAAGTTAAAGGTCGTAATCCGGTAAGTACTTCACATAATTCCTTTTGACCATTTCCGTCCACACCAGCCAACCCTAATATTTCTCCGGCTCGGATATTAAAATTAACACAGTCTAATACCAGTAACTTATTTTCATTCTTTAGGGTAACATTATCAACAACCAGCCTTGTTTCCCCTGTGCAGTCAGGCCTTTCGTCAAAGCTTAACAACACTTCCCGCCCCACCATCATATTGGTTAAATCACTTTTGGTGGTTTGGTTAGTTATTTTTTCTCCTCCAACTTGGCAACCATCCCTTAATACGGTTACTTCATCGGCAATCTCTAATATTTCTTCTAATTTATGAGTAATAAGAATAATGGATTTTCCGTCGTCACGCATGAGCTTAAGAATTTTAAACAGCTCCGCTGTTTCCTGGGGTGTTAATACAGCGGTGGGCTCGTCCAGGATTAAAATATCGGCACCCCGATAAAGAACTGATAATATTTCCACCCTCTGTTGTTCCCCAACAGAGAGCTGTCTAATCTGGGCTTTGGGGTTCACCTTCAGGTTATATTTTTCTGATAGTTTTTTAAGAGAGTCCTCCACAGCCCCTTTGTCTAAAAAAATTCCCCTTTTAGCCGGTAACCCCAGCATAATGTTTTCCACCACAGTCATGGGTCTTACCAACATAAAATGCTGGTGTACCATGCCTATGCCTAAATTCATGGCCTGGGTAGGATTGTTTATGACCACCTCTGTGCCATTAATAAAAATTTGGCCTGCCTCTGGTTGATAAAGACCAAATAAAATATTCATGAGAGTTGTTTTACCGGCTCCGTTTTCGCCAAGTAGTCCGTGGATAGATCCCTTGGCCAAGCGAAAATTCACCTGGTTATTGGCAATAACTCCCTTAAATCCTTTGGTGATCCCCTTCATTTCCACCGCGTATGATTGCAAACCGACCTTGCCCCCTTAGAAAAACTTGCTTCCGCCAAGTTTTTCTAAGCGGAAGCGTAGTTTACCCTATGCAAATCGTTACTTTATTTTTCAAATTTAGGCATTTCCACTGTGTTATTGGCCAAGCCTTTCTTCACTTCTTCCAGTTTCGCTTTCACCTCTGCAGGAACGGTGCTATCTAAACCATGGAATGGAGCAACCGTTACACCACCATTGGCAGCGGTTAACCAGTAAAATTTCTTATCTCTGTTGGTAAAATTGTTGTTTAAAATATCGTCAACCATTTCTTTCACCACAGGAGTCCAGTTGTAGGCAATACCGGATAATACATTGTTGGGCGCCAGTACATTTTGATCAGCAACATTGCCCAATACTGTTTTGTTTTTTTCTTTCCCTGCATCCACGACACCCAAGCCAATGCCATCACCGGAGTGCCAAATTACATCGGCACCGGCATCATACATGGAAATGGCCCCTTCTTTGGCCTTGGCAGCATCCCGCCAGTCTCCGGTGTAAAGTTCCTGAATTTGAATATCGGGATTAACCTGCTTGGCAGCATGTTTAAAGGCTTCGTGGCCACGGTAGATTTCTGCCACATCAGCGCCGCCCACTACACCAATTTTATTGGTCTTGGTCATGAGGCCGGCCAGGGTTCCCATCAGGTAGCCACCGTCCTCCAGCTTAACATCATAGACACAGGTATTGGGAAGGGTCTTAAATCCTGTTCCCAGGGCAAATTTGGTTTCGGGATACTCTTGGGCCACTTTGATAATGGGCTCCATAAATTGGAAACCATGACCAATGATCAAATCATAGCCCTGGGAAGCAAAGTCCCTCAGGGTTGGTTCAATGTTAGATACTTCGTATACTTGTTCTGTGTAGGTCACTTCAATTTTACCGGCATATTCCTTTTCTAGAGCCTTTACACCTTCATACATAGCCTGATTCCAAGAGACATCATCGATCTTGCCCGGCAGAATCAAAGCAACTTTCAGGGGTTTTTTCCCGTCCTCTTTACCCCCTTGGGTTGCTTTTTCTTCTTTGTTGCCACACCCTGCCAGCAACAAACTCATCATTAACAGGGCCACCAGCAAAAGTCTTGCTTTCTTCATTTGTTATCCTCCTTATCTTGGGTAACTAGTTATTAAGGATTTTATCCTTTGACATCAAACCTATGGCTTTCTTCCAGGCCAATTTCCTATTGAGCTATTCTTTCACGGGATACCGGCAACTCATTGATGGAAATATCCACAACTTCGTTTATGGCAGCAGTAATGGCCGGTGCAATGGCTACCGTTCCTACTTCTGCAGCACCCTTTAACCCCATTGGACCAGAATCTTCGTACTCATTAACGGTAGCTGTCTCCATATCCGCTAGGTCCAGGCTTGTGGGTATCAAGTAGGTGGATAAATTGGTCTGGTTAGGTACGCCATGGGTAAAATCCATTTGCTCCAGCAAGGTATAACCGACACCCATGGCCACGCCGCCTTGTATTTGCCCTTCCAAAGCCATGGGGTTTATAATCTGTCCGGCCTCTGTGACCGCAAAAACCTGTAGGAGTTGCACTTCACCTGTCAAGGGATTCACTTTTACCTTGGCTGCCTGGGCAATGAAGGTATACATGCAATGGGGTAGGCCAATTCCTAAGTCCGGCTGAGACACTTCCGGGAATACGGCCTCTCCGATACCCTTCTGTCCCGTTTCTGCTTGCCTTTGCAAATCCGCCACCGCTGCCAATAGGGCATTGCCAGAGATATAGGTGGTTCGGGAAGCAGCAGTGGAGCCACTGTCATGGGTAAGTCCCGTATCTCCCATAACAATTTGGATCTTCTCTGGTGAAACACCCAGGGCCTGGGCTGCCAGTTGCACGAAAGCAGTAGTGCTTCCCTGTCCGATCTCCACCGTACCTATTTTTATTTCATAGAAACCCCCGGGCAGTCGTTCAATTTCGACCTTTGCTGTATCCTTTATACCCTTTCCCATACCGCAGCTAAGAAAGCCTGCGGCCATACCATATCCAATGTTTGGTTCCTCATTGTACAATCTCTCTTGCCATAGGTCTGACTTTTCTAGGATCTGCAGGGCTTCCCTTAGACCAACGGAATGGTTCATGGGCTGACCCAGACTCCCCTCTGCTCCTTTATACAAGGCATTCTTTATTCGAAGCTGCACCGGGTCTAACTGGAGCTGTTTAGCTGCCCTGTTCAACAGTGTTTCTGTGGCAAAGGCCGTTTGTGGGGCACCAAACCCACGCATGGCACTGGCAGGAGGCTTGTTGGTATAGCATAAATAACCGTCGATTTGTACATTGGGAATCACATAGGGTCCCGCAGCATGTTCCACACCAAGTCCCACAACCGCAGGGCCTAGGGCTGCATAGGCCCCGGTATCGTAATAAACTTTCCCCTGGTAAGCGGTGATAAGCCCTTCCTTGGTGAACCCTAGCCTTACCTTAACCTTTGCAGCATGTCTTTTATAAGAGGCCATGAGCGATTCCTCCCGGGTAAACACCAGACGGGCCGGCAGCCCTGTTTTCCAGGTGACCAGGGCCAGGAACAACTGAACGGTATTACCATCTTTACCCCCAAAGCCCCCACCAATATTTGGTGTTCTAACTCGTATTTTCTCCTGAGGAATGTCCAAACAACGGGCAATCTCCTGCTGATCGTAAAAGGGGTTTTGAGTGCCGGCAATAATATTCAAAACACCGTTTTCATCTAGGAAAGAAACACCTGACTCCGGTTCTAAATACAGGTGATCCACCACCGGTACAGTAAAGGTATCTTCCAGGGTAAGGTGACTCCCTGCGAAGGCCCTTTCCGTATCCCCTTTGTAGAAGGGAATATGCTGCAATAGATTGCCCTGACCGTGAATCAAGGGGCTGCCTGCTTGGATAGCTTCTTCAGGCTCCTTGACCACATCCACGGTTTCATAGTCAATATGAACCAGCTGTGCATATTCACTGGCTAAGGTCGACGTTTTAGCCGCCACCACCGCAATTGGTTCTCCGAAAAACCGTACCCGTTCTTCAGCCAGTACAGGCTGATCCTTGACAATTTGACCAAAGTTATTGACCTCGATATCCTTGGCTGTGAAACAATAGGCATCTTGCAGGTTAGTGAATGCACCTATATCAATTTTTGATATTTTGGCATGGGCCTGTGTTGAACGAACTAGTTTAAGGTGCAGCATCCCAGGAAGATAATAGTCACTGGCATAAAGGGCCTCACCTGTCACTTTACTTTTTGCATCCACACGAGGGATTGAAGTTCCGACCACACCAGGCATTTTAAAACCCCCTATTCTGTTTCCACCACCGTGGGTATTATGCGGTGTTCTAATACATGAATTAAACCGCAATCTGTTAAGCCAAGCTCTGGCACTGTGGGTAAGGAGATAAAGGAAAGTGTCATGAAGGGAGCGGGTAAGTCACACCCTAGCTGCTCCGCCTTTTTATTTAATTGATCAATTTGTGACATTACTTGTTCAGCCGGCAAAGAACTCATCAGGCCACCAATGGGTAGGGGCAGTACCCCTATGACTTGGCCATTTTCCACAGCCACCAATCCTCCCTGATGTCGGGCAATTTCCCTGGCTGCCAGATCCATATCTTGGTCATTGGTTCCCACAATAACAATATTGTGATGGTCATGGGATACAGAGGAAGCCAAAGCCCCGGCCTTTAGCTTAAAACCTCTGACAAAGCCCACTCCAACGCTGCCATTTTTCCCGTATCGTTCAACTACAGCCAGCTTTAATATGTCTTCATTGGTATTAACTTGTACTTCTCCACCCGCAACATTTAGCCACTCCTGGCTGGCAAAATTAATAATTTGATCCGGATAAAGATTGATAACATTTACCTTGCACCTGTTCCCTTGGGACGGCAGGGCAAAGGAAGTCGGTGCTAAATTGGGTGGAAGCTTCACCGTTTCATTTAAGAATGCCGGATACTGACTAATTTCAATTTGCTGGGTTAATTTGCCACCCTGTGCCACCAGTTTACCGTTCTTAAATACATAAGCCGGTTTTATCTCTACCAAATCATCTAACAGTACAATATCTGCCACTTTCCCAGGGGTTAAAGCCCCAAGGTAATGGTCCAATCGAAAATGCTTGGCGGTATTAATGGTTGCCATTTGGATGGCCTTAATGGGATTTAACCCAAGGGCAATGGCCTTCTGAACATTAAAACTGATGTGACCCTCCCGGACGATATCATTTACATGCTTATCATCGGTACAAAAGATTAGATTTTCGGTGGACAGGTTCTGTTCGATGGCACCTTTCACCAGTGCCTCCACGTTTCTTTCGGTACTACCCTCCCTGACCAAGGCCTTAATTCCTAAACGCAGTCGCTCAAAGAGCTCCTGAAACACAACCGACTCGTGATCATCCGAAAGGCCAGCTGTGGCATAGACATTCAACTGATCCCAATTCAGCCCAATGGCATGTCCATTGGCCACTTTACCGTTAGCCCGGGCACTGACAATTTTTGCCAAGTATTCTTCTTTGATCGATAAAATTTTAGAAGGATCTAATTCTCCTAGACTTGCCGAAATGTTGCTCTGTAAAAGTTGGTCCACTTCCTTAACCCCCAACACACCACCGGTGGTTTCCAGGCCGGGGGCGGTGGGCACCCGAGAAGGAACCTCTATATAAATTTGATAGGGCAAATTTTCCGTGTTATTTAGAAGGGCCTCTACTCCTTTCAGCCCTGCGACATTGGCAATTTCCATGGGATCCGCAAAGAGTGTCGTAGTGCCCCAGGGCACAATGACACTGGCAAGGGCTTCGGGCGACAACAAGGTAGGTTCAATATGTATGTGTGCATCCATAAAACCTGGCACAGCAAAGCGTCCTTTTCCGTCAAAGACCTCTTTGGCCTCAACCTCCCAGCCAGGATTGACCGCTACGATTTTGCCGTTCTTAATGACCAGAGAACCAGAGAAAATGGTTTCGGTATAAACATCCACAATCTGTATATTTTTTATATACAAATCTGCTGGTTCCTGGCCGGCAGCCACTCTCAATTCCTCAGCTAAAGAAGCAACATCACCCAACATAAATTCACCTCATATTTTTGTCTTATTAGGTTAATAACCACATTGTTTAAAAAACTTGGCTTATGCCATACCTTATAGGGCGAGATCCTTTAGGCGACGGCAGAACCTTAGTTTGTCCTTATGCACATCAGAAAATTTTATACTTTCTGATATGAGCACATAAAAAAGCCCAGACAGGCAGATTTCATCCTCTAAAGAGTGAAACCTGCCGCCTGGGCTTTTATCCCTATCGGTGTAGCGCTAAAAACGCCTGTACCGCTCGGACCAAACCAAACCCAAAAGGAAGGGGTTGTGGAACCCTAGGTACACTTTCCCTCCGTAGTCCGGCAATTACGGTTGCCTGGTAGAAACACTTGGGCCAATTCCCAAGCATATACGGAAAACGATTCATTTATGTCCATACTAGCAAAGACAGTTGACATTTGTCAATGAACAAATTGTATAATCTGACAAATTACAACAATTCGTATTTTAGGTTAGCACCTTTTATTAATACTCAAATCTTGTAATCCCTCATAAAGAAGTGCACCCACCATCTTCCGGCGATACTCCTGGGAAGCCCTTACATCGGAGATCGGACTGGTCTCGGCTCCGGCATCGGACACCAAGGTCCAAAGTTCTTCGCCCCAAAGGCTGTAACGGGTTAAGTTTTGGGCAGTTCTTTTTAGCTCCATCACGGTTGGTCCTACTGAACCGCAGGCGATCCGGACATCTTCTAGGACCTGGTTGACCAATCTGGCCTTGAAGGCAACACTGACAATGGAAATGGCCATTGCCTTCCTTTGTCCTAGTTTTCGATAAAACCCGATCTGCTCTGGTTCCCAGCAGGGGATTTTAATGGCTGTCAGCAGTTCTCCCGGTTGAAGCACCGTTTTGCCCGGTCCGTTAATAAAATCCACGATGGAAACTTCCCTTTCGGAGTGGGCTGAGCGGAGAAGCAAGGTGGCATTGGAAACTACCAAGGCCGGCATGGTGTCCCCGGCCGGCGATGCAGTCACCAAATTACCTCCTAAGGTACCCCTGTTACGAATCTGCAGGGAACCCACCTGGGAACAGGCAGCTGCTAATAAAGGAGCATATTGGCCAACCATACTGGATTCCACCAGTTCTTGGTGGGTCATTAGGGGGCCAATGATAAGCTGCCCCTGTTCTTTTCGGATAAATTTTAATTCCTGTAAATTATAAATATTTATTGCCCTGGAGGGATTGATCTGGCCATTTTTCCGTTTCACCAGAAAATCAGTTCCCCCTGCCAGAATACTCTGGGAAGAATCCCTGTATAACTCCCCCAAGGCCTCTTCCAAATGAACCGGCGTAATGACTTCCATGTTTTAAACACCTCGTTCTTTAACAGATGCCGCTGCCCTTTGAATGGCATCCGCAATTTTAACATAGCCCGTACATCGGCAGAGATTACCGGCTATACTGTTTTTGATCTCCTGCCTAGTTGGGTTCAGGTTTTTCAAGAGCAGTGCTCTGGCTGACATGATCATGCCCGGTGTACAAAAACCGCATTGCACCGCTCCAGCTTCCATAAAGGCTGTCTGTAAATGGTCTAATACGCCATGGTTTGCCAGACCTTCAATGGTCTCAACATGAGAACCATTTATTTGACTGGTTAGGACTAAGCAGGAGTTTACAGCTTTCCCATCCACAATGACGGTACAGGCACCACACTCACCCTGTCCACAGCCTTCCTTGGTACCTGTTAAACCGAGATGTTGCCGTAGGGTTTCCAGCAGTGTGGTATCACTCCCTACCTCAACACGGGTGGGCTTCCCATTTAACTGAAAGGTATAAACCGGCATTTCCTTGACCTCCAATTTGACTAAATATTATGATATAACAAAACAAATAAAAATCCCGTGAAATAAAAAGGCCTTTCGGAACATGCAAAAATATTGGTCCGAAAGTCTTGTGGCTTAATTCGACTTTTTTATAAATTATATTTGTACCCTCCAACATTTTCAAGCACTTTTCTCACTCTCAAGAGGGCTGCCAAAAATGGCAAATCAATAACCCTTGACATAGGGTGGTTAAAAAACAACCTGCCAGTGGCCACCAAGAAGGTATAGAAGCCCCTTGTTTTTTCTGGTAGAATAAACTATCTTTTTTGTGTTGATGACAAATTTAAAATAAATTTATTCCTAAAGGGGTGGTTCATTTGTTTACTATCGATCACTTGGTACAACCCCAGACGATCGAGGAAGCATACCAAATATTGCATGAACATGCAAGTAATACCGTCCTTGGGGGCAGTGCCTATTTACGGTTGGGCTCAAAAAAAATCCGTACCGCCATTGATTTAGCAAACCTTCAGCTTGATTCTATCAAAGAACAGGATAACCAATTTGTAATTGGCGCAATGGTTACCTTTCGAGATCTTGAAACTCACCCTGCTTTAAAGACTTACTTTAATGGCATGCTTCCCCAGTCAGTTAGAAACATTATTGGTGTACAATTTAGAAATGTTGTTACAGTAGGCGCCACCGTCTACTCAAAATATGGTTTTTCAGACTTACTCACAGCTTTACTGGCCCTGGATACCGAAGTTGAACTGCATCAAGGCGGCAGAATGCCCTTAGCAAACTTCTTGGCAAAACCCTATCCCAAAGATATCCTGACCCGCATCTTTATTCAAAAAAATAACCGACAGGCAGTTTATCAAGATTTAAGAAATTCCAAAAGCGATTATCCTATTCTTAATACAGCGGTTTCCTGTCTGGAAAACCAATGGAGAATTGTTGTAGGTGCCAGACCACTAAAGGCCGCCATCGCTGTGGCAGCCTCCCAAGAACTTTCCGGCAAGGCTACCCTAAGCCCGGCAGATATTAAAAATGCTGCTCAAAAAGCTGCAGAGGAATTATCCTTCGGCACCAATCTCAGGGGGACAGCGGAATACCGGCAAGCCATGTGCAGTGTGTTGGTCAATAGAGCCATTACGGAGGTTGAAGCATGCAAATAGAAACTATTTTAAATAATCAAAGGGTTACCTTAGAAATAGTACCGGATGAAATGTTGGCAGATACCCTGAGAAGATATGGTTTGTTAAGTGTAAGACAGGGCTGTGATACCTCCTGTTGCGGTCTGTGTACGGTATGGATCGACGGAAAACCCACCCTGTCCTGCTCAACCTTAGCCTATCGGGTCAGTGGCAAACGGGTTACCACCATTGAGGGAGTACAAGGGGAAGCCGAGGAGTTTGCCCAGATGCTGGTGGCTGAAGGGGCCGAACAATGCGGTTTCTGTAGCCCCGGTTTCATTTTGACTGTGCTGGCCATGAAGCATGAACTCAAAAACCCCACTGAAGAACAAATTATTCACTATCTAACGGGTAATCTATGCCGGTGTACCGGCTATATGGGACAGCTAAGGGCCATTAAGAAGTATCTGGGGGTGGAGTAAATGAGGGTCGTTGGAAAGGGGATTGCAAAGATCGATGGGTTATCCATCGCCACGGGTAAACCTGCTTATACAGAGGATCTGGCCGCCGCCAATGCTCTGGTAATCAAAATTCTACGCAGTCCACATGCCTTTGCTAAAATTAAAACCATTGATACAGCCGAGGCAAAAAAACTAGCCGGGGTTGTCTGCATACTAACCCATAAGGATGTTCCCAAGGTCAGATTTACCCTGGCCGGACAGTCCTATCCCGAGCCTTCCCCCTATGACCGATTGATCCTAGATGAGCTGGTTCGATACGTAGGGGATGAAGTGGCCATTATCGCCGCTGTCAATGAAAAAATTGCCTTACAGGCCCGGGATTTAATCAAAGTTGAATATGAGGTATTGGAACCGGTCTTGGATTTTGAAACAGCAACGGAACATCCCTCCATGGTCCATCCGGAGGATGACCTATTCTGTAACTTTGATACTGGTTTGATCAAGGAAAAAAATATTGCCTCATCCCAGAAAGTAGAATATGGCAACGTTGAGGAAGCCTTTGAGCAATGTGCTGTGGTGGTGGAAGAAACCTATTATACCCAGGCCCAGGCCCATGCCATGATGGAAACTTACCGGGCCTATAGTTATTTAGATCCGGCGGGAAGACTGGTGGTGGTCAGTTCCACCCAGATCCCTTTTCATGTAAGACGTCAACTGGCCCGGGCTCTGCAAATCCCTGCCAGCCGAATTCGAGTTATTAAACCCCGTATCGGGGGCGGGTTTGGCGGTAAGCAAACCACCGTAGCAGAAATTTTCCCGGCCCTGGTTACCTTAAAAACCGGTAAACCAGCCAAAATTATCTATGACAGAAGGGAAACCTTTACTTGCTCCAGCTGCCGACATGCCATGCGCATTAAGGTTCGCCTAGGGGCTGATGCAGATGGAACCATCCGGGCCATCGATATTGATGCCTTATCCGATACCGGGGCTTATGGAGAACATGCATCTACGGTTGTTTCACTGGTGGGCGAAAAGACACTGCCCCTTTATAACAAAACAAAGGCTTTGCGCTTTGTGGCCCATGCGGTATACACTAACAAAATGAATGCCGGGGCATTGCGGGGCTTTGGGGCCACCCAGGGAACCTTTGCTGTTGAGAGCACTGTCAATAAACTGGCCGAGGCACTTAAGATGGATCCCTCGGAAATTCGGCTGCAAAACCTGATCAAAGCAGGGGAAACCTGCCTACCCTACGAGGGCAAACTTTTAGGAAGCTCTAGCCTGCATCGGTGTATCCAACGGGGCAAAGAACTGATTGGCTGGCAGGAAAAGTACCCTGGGAAGGATCTGGGCAATAAAGTGCGCGCCGTTGGGATGGCAGTAACCATGCAGGGCTCCGGCATTGCCGGTATTGACACGGCCTCTGCCGAAATTAGACTGCAGGATGATGGCAATTATACACTGCTTATCGGTTCCACCGATTTGGGGACCGGCAGTGATACCATCCTGGCTCAAATGGCTGCAGAGGTTCTGGAAACCCCATTGGAAAATATTGCTGTTTATGCAGCAGATACCGACGTTTCCCCCTATGACCCGGGGTCCTATGCCTCCAGCACAACCTATGTCA
This genomic interval from Desulforamulus reducens MI-1 contains the following:
- a CDS encoding (2Fe-2S)-binding protein codes for the protein MPVYTFQLNGKPTRVEVGSDTTLLETLRQHLGLTGTKEGCGQGECGACTVIVDGKAVNSCLVLTSQINGSHVETIEGLANHGVLDHLQTAFMEAGAVQCGFCTPGMIMSARALLLKNLNPTRQEIKNSIAGNLCRCTGYVKIADAIQRAAASVKERGV
- a CDS encoding FAD binding domain-containing protein; its protein translation is MFTIDHLVQPQTIEEAYQILHEHASNTVLGGSAYLRLGSKKIRTAIDLANLQLDSIKEQDNQFVIGAMVTFRDLETHPALKTYFNGMLPQSVRNIIGVQFRNVVTVGATVYSKYGFSDLLTALLALDTEVELHQGGRMPLANFLAKPYPKDILTRIFIQKNNRQAVYQDLRNSKSDYPILNTAVSCLENQWRIVVGARPLKAAIAVAASQELSGKATLSPADIKNAAQKAAEELSFGTNLRGTAEYRQAMCSVLVNRAITEVEACK
- a CDS encoding (2Fe-2S)-binding protein; translated protein: MQIETILNNQRVTLEIVPDEMLADTLRRYGLLSVRQGCDTSCCGLCTVWIDGKPTLSCSTLAYRVSGKRVTTIEGVQGEAEEFAQMLVAEGAEQCGFCSPGFILTVLAMKHELKNPTEEQIIHYLTGNLCRCTGYMGQLRAIKKYLGVE
- a CDS encoding xanthine dehydrogenase family protein molybdopterin-binding subunit; the encoded protein is MRVVGKGIAKIDGLSIATGKPAYTEDLAAANALVIKILRSPHAFAKIKTIDTAEAKKLAGVVCILTHKDVPKVRFTLAGQSYPEPSPYDRLILDELVRYVGDEVAIIAAVNEKIALQARDLIKVEYEVLEPVLDFETATEHPSMVHPEDDLFCNFDTGLIKEKNIASSQKVEYGNVEEAFEQCAVVVEETYYTQAQAHAMMETYRAYSYLDPAGRLVVVSSTQIPFHVRRQLARALQIPASRIRVIKPRIGGGFGGKQTTVAEIFPALVTLKTGKPAKIIYDRRETFTCSSCRHAMRIKVRLGADADGTIRAIDIDALSDTGAYGEHASTVVSLVGEKTLPLYNKTKALRFVAHAVYTNKMNAGALRGFGATQGTFAVESTVNKLAEALKMDPSEIRLQNLIKAGETCLPYEGKLLGSSSLHRCIQRGKELIGWQEKYPGKDLGNKVRAVGMAVTMQGSGIAGIDTASAEIRLQDDGNYTLLIGSTDLGTGSDTILAQMAAEVLETPLENIAVYAADTDVSPYDPGSYASSTTYVTGMAVVKAAEDLRQQILQRGAKFLESIPEEVEFDGKIITTLDGTKNIGLEKLAYLSVLGAGKCQLVGHGTHGSNVSPPPFIAGFAEVEVDKETGQVNLVDYVAMVDCGTVVNPNLARIQVEGGVVQGIGLALYEDVRYDQKGNLLTNSFMQYKIPCRKDIGNITVGFEESFEPTGPFGAKSIGEVVINTPAPAIAHAVYNAVGVRITKLPITPEKVYMGMYK